Proteins encoded together in one Canis aureus isolate CA01 chromosome 21, VMU_Caureus_v.1.0, whole genome shotgun sequence window:
- the PITPNM1 gene encoding membrane-associated phosphatidylinositol transfer protein 1 isoform X1, with translation MLIKEYHILLPMSLDEYQVAQLYMIQKKSREESSGEGSGVEILANRPYTDGPGGSGQYTHKVYHVGSHIPGWFRALLPKAALQVEEESWNAYPYTRTRYTCPFVEKFSIEIETYYLPDGGQQPNVFNLSGAERRQRILDTIDIVRDAVAPGEYKAEEDPRLYRSAKTGRGPLADDWARTAAQTGPLMCAYKLCKVEFRYWGMQAKIEQFIHDVGLRRVMLRAHRQAWCWQDEWTELSMADIRALEEETARMLAQRMAKCNTGTEGPEAQAPGKPSSVEARAAASHAGTPDGPEAPSGPDASPDASFGKQWSSSSRSSYSSQHGGGVSPQSLSEWRMQNIARDSENSSEEEFFDAHEGFSDSDEVFPKEMTKWNSNDFIDAFASPVEAEGTPDPGTEATKDIGDGARAPRDSEGPDGAGELGAEACAVHALFLILHSGNILDSGPGDANSKQADVQTLSLAFEAVTRIHFPEALGHVALRLVPCPPICAAAYALVSNLSPYSHDGDSLSRSQDHIPLAALPLLATSSSRYQGAVATVIARTNQAYAAFLRSPEGAGFCGQVVLIGDGVGGILGFDALCHSASVGTGSRGSSRRGSMNNELLSPEVGLVRDPLADGVEGLGRASPEPSVLPAQRTPSDLTSTEPEGAQNSLQAAPPTTSSGEPRRASTASCPPAATSEAPDGPTSAARLDFKVSGFFLFGSPLGLVLALRKTVMPALEVAQMRPACEQIYNLFHAADPCASRLEPLLAPKFQAIAPLAVPRYQKFPLGDGSSLLLADTLQTHSGLFLEELEMLVPSTPTSASGAFWKGSELGTDPPAQPAAPSTTSEVVKILERWWGTKRIDYSLYCPEALTAFPTVTLPHLFHASYWESADVVAFILRQVIEKEQPQLTECEEPSIYSPAFPREKWQRKRTQVKIRNVTSNHRASDTVVCEGRPQVLNGRFMYGPLDVVTLTGEKVDVYIMTQPLSGKWIHFGTEVTNSSGRLTFPVPLERALGIGVYPVRMVVRGDHTYAECCLTVVARGTAAVVFSIDGSFTASVSIMGSDPKVRAGAVDVVRHWQDSGYLIVYVTGRPDMQKHRVVAWLSQHNFPHGVVSFCDGLTHDPLRQKAMFLQSLVQEVELNIVAGYGSPKDVAVYAALGLPPSQTYIVGRAVRKLQAQCQFLSDGYVAHLGQLEAGSHPHAPAGPSRAALAKSSYGGAAPVDFLRKQSQLLRSRGPSQVEREGPGTPPTALARGKARSISLKLDSEE, from the exons ATGCTCATCAAGGAGTACCACATCCTGCTGCCCATGAGCCTGGATGAGTACCAGGTGGCCCAGCTCTACATGATCCAG AAAAAGAGCCGGGAGGAGTCCAGTGGTGAGGGCAGCGGCGTGGAGATCCTGGCCAACCGGCCCTACACAGATGGGCCTGGCGGCAGCGGGCAATACACACACAAGGTGTACCACGTGGGCTCCCACATCCCAGGCTGGTTCCGGGCACTGCTGCCCAAGGCTGCCCTGCAGGTGGAAGAGGAATCCTGGAATGCTTATCCTTACACCCGGACACG gTACACCTGCCCCTTTGTGGAGAAATTCTCCATCGAAATAGAGACTTATTACCTGCCTGATGGCGGGCAGCAGCCAAATGTCTTCAACCTGAGTGGAGCTGAGAGGAGACAGCGCAtcctgg ACACCATCGACATCGTGCGGGATGCAGTGGCCCCAGGAGAATACAAAGCAGAAGAGGACCCCCGGCTGTACCGCTCGGCCAAGACTGGCCGCGGACCACTGGCTGATGACTGGGCACGCACAGCGGCCCAGACAGGGCCCCTCATGTGTGCCTATAAGCTGTGCAAGGTCGAGTTCCGCTACTGGGGCATGCAGGCCAAGATCGAGCAGTTCATCCATGATGTCG GTCTGCGTCGGGTGATGCTACGGGCCCACCGCCAGGCCTGGTGCTGGCAGGATGAATGGACAGAGCTGAGCATGGCTGACATCCGGGCACTGGAGGAAGAGACTGCCCGCATGTTGGCACAGCGCATGGCTAAGTGCAACACAGGCACTGAGGGGCCGGaggcccaggcccctgggaaGCCTAGCAGCGTTGAGGCCCGGGCTGCAGCCAGCCATGCTGGCACCCCCGATGGGCCTGAGGCACCCTCCGGCCCCGATGCCTCGCCTGATGCCAGTTTTGGCAAGCAGTGGTCCTCTTCCTCACGTTCCTCCTACTCATCCCAGCATGGAG GGGGCGTGTCTCCCCAGAGCTTGTCCGAGTGGCGCATGCAGAACATTGCCCGAGACTCTGAGAACAGCTCTGAGGAGGAATTCTTTGATGCCCATG AAGGCTTCTCAGACAGTGATGAGGTCTTCCCCAAGGAGATGACCAAGTGGAACTCCAATGACTTCATTGACGCCTTTGCCTCCCCTGTGGAGGCTGAGGGGACACCAG ACCCTGGAACCGAGGCCACCAAAGACATTGGGGATGGGGCCCGAGCACCCAGGGACTCAGAG GGCCCAGacggagctggggagctgggggcagaggcaTGTGCAGTCCACGCCCTCTTCCTCATCCTGCACAGCGGCAATATCCTGGACTCAGGCCCTGGAGATGCCAACTCCAAGCAGGCGGACGTGCAGACCCTGAGCCTGGCCTTTGAGGCTGTCACACGAATCCACTTTCCTGAGGCCTTGGGCCACGTGGCGCTGCGTCTGGTGCCCTGCCCACCCATCTGTGCTGCTGCCTATGCCCTTGTCTCCAA CCTGAGCCCCTACAGCCATGACGGTGACAGCCTGTCCCGCTCCCAGGACCACATTCCTCTGGCTGCCCTGCCACTGCTGGCCACCTCATCCTCCCGGTACCAGGGCGCTGTGGCCACTGTCATCGCCCGCACCAACCAGGCCTATGCTGCCTTCCTGCGCTCGCCTGAGGGTGCTGGCTTCTGTGGGCAG GTGGTGCTGATTGGAGATGGCGTCGGCGGGATCCTGGGCTTCGATGCGCTCTGCCATAGTGCCAGTGTGGGCACAGGGAGCCGGGGCAGCAGCCGCCGAGGGAGCATG AACAATGAGCTGCTCTCACCGGAGGTTGGCCTAGTGCGGGACCCCCTGGCAGATGGGGTGGAGGGGCTGGGCCGGGCGAGCCCAGAACCCTCAGTCCTGCCTGCCCAACGCACCCCCAGCGACCTGACCAGTACTGAGCCTGAGGGTGCTCAGAACAG CCTGCAGGCAGcccccccaaccacctcctctggggagcccaggcGGGCAAGCACAGCCTCCTGCCCACCTGCCGCCACTTCTGAGGCTCCTGATGGCCCCACCAGTGCTGCCCGCCTTGACTTCAAGGTCTCCGGCTTCTTCCTCTTTGGCTCCCCGCTGGGCCTGGTGCTGGCTCTGCGCAAAACCGTGATGCCCGCCTTGGAGG TTGCCCAGATGCGCCCAGCCTGTGAGCAGATCTACAACCTCTTCCACGCGGCCGACCCCTGCGCCTCCCGCCTTGAGCCCTTGCTGGCTCCCAAATTTCAAGCTATCGCCCCACTGGCGGTGCCCCGCTACCAGAAGTTCCCCCTGGGAGATGGCTCATCCCTGCTGCTGG ctgACACTCTGCAGACACACTCAGGCCTCTTTCTGGAAGAGCTGGAGATGTTGGTGCCCTCAACACCCACCTCTGCCAGCGGTGCCTTCTGGAAAGGCAGTGAGTTAGGCACCGACCCACCAGCCCAGCCAGCTGCTCCTAGCACCACCAGTGAAGTGGTTAAGA TCCTGGAGCGCTGGTGGGGGACCAAGCGGATTGACTACTCGCTCTACTGCCCCGAGGCGCTCACCGCCTTCCCCACCGTCACGCTGCCTCACCTCTTCCACGCCAGCTACTGGGAGTCGGCTGATGTGGTGGCCTTCATCCTGCGCCAG GTGATCGAGAAGGAGCAGCCACAGCTGACGGAATGCGAGGAGCCGTCCATCTACAGCCCGGCCTTCCCCAGAGAGAAGTGGCAGCGCAAACGCACGCAAGTCAAGATCCGG AACGTCACTTCCAACCACCGGGCAAGCGACACGGTGGTGTGCGAGGGCCGCCCCCAGGTGCTGAACGGGCGCTTCATGTACGGGCCCTTGGACGTGGTCACGCTCACTGGAGAGAAG GTAGACGTCTACATCATGACGCAGCCACTCTCAGGCAAGTGGATCCACTTCGGAACTGAGGTCACCAACAGCTCTGGCCGCCTCACCTTCCCAGTGCCCCTCGAGCGCGCGCTGGGCATCGGCGTCTACCCGGTGCGCATGGTGGTCAG GGGCGACCACACATACGCCGAGTGCTGCCTGACCGTGGTGGCCCGTGGGACCGCAGCTGTGGTCTTCAGCATCGACGGCTCCTTCACCGCCAGCGTCTCCATCATGGGCAGCGACCCCAAGGTGCGCGCCGGCGCCGTGGATGTGGTCAG GCACTGGCAGGACTCGGGCTACCTGATTGTGTACGTAACGGGCAGGCCCGATATGCAGAAGCACCGCGTGGTGGCCTGGTTGTCACAGCACAACTTTCCTCACGGCGTCGTCTCCTTCTGCGATGGCCTCACCCACGACCCACTGCGCCAGAAGGCGATGTTTCtgcagagcctggtgcaggag GTAGAACTGAACATCGTGGCCGGCTATGGGTCACCCAAAGACGTGGCTGTATATGCGGCGCTGGGCCTGCCCCCGAGCCAGACCTACATCGTGGGCCGCGCAGTGCGGAAGCTGCAAGCTCAGTGCCAG TTCCTGTCAGATGGCTACGTGGCCCACCTGGGCCAATTGGAGGCAGGCTCCCACCCTCATGCCCCCGCTGGAccctccagggctgccctggccaAGAGCAGCTATGGCGGGGCTGCCCCTGTGGACTTCCTCCGAAAGCAGAGCCAACTACTCCGCTCCAGGGGGCCCAGTCAGGTGGAGCGGGAGGGCCCAGGGACACCACCCACTGCCCTGGCCCGGGGCAAGGCCCGGAGCATCAGCCTCAAGTTGGACAGCGAGGAGTGA
- the PITPNM1 gene encoding membrane-associated phosphatidylinositol transfer protein 1 isoform X2, whose translation MLIKEYHILLPMSLDEYQVAQLYMIQKKSREESSGEGSGVEILANRPYTDGPGGSGQYTHKVYHVGSHIPGWFRALLPKAALQVEEESWNAYPYTRTRYTCPFVEKFSIEIETYYLPDGGQQPNVFNLSGAERRQRILDTIDIVRDAVAPGEYKAEEDPRLYRSAKTGRGPLADDWARTAAQTGPLMCAYKLCKVEFRYWGMQAKIEQFIHDVGLRRVMLRAHRQAWCWQDEWTELSMADIRALEEETARMLAQRMAKCNTGTEGPEAQAPGKPSSVEARAAASHAGTPDGPEAPSGPDASPDASFGKQWSSSSRSSYSSQHGGGVSPQSLSEWRMQNIARDSENSSEEEFFDAHGFSDSDEVFPKEMTKWNSNDFIDAFASPVEAEGTPDPGTEATKDIGDGARAPRDSEGPDGAGELGAEACAVHALFLILHSGNILDSGPGDANSKQADVQTLSLAFEAVTRIHFPEALGHVALRLVPCPPICAAAYALVSNLSPYSHDGDSLSRSQDHIPLAALPLLATSSSRYQGAVATVIARTNQAYAAFLRSPEGAGFCGQVVLIGDGVGGILGFDALCHSASVGTGSRGSSRRGSMNNELLSPEVGLVRDPLADGVEGLGRASPEPSVLPAQRTPSDLTSTEPEGAQNSLQAAPPTTSSGEPRRASTASCPPAATSEAPDGPTSAARLDFKVSGFFLFGSPLGLVLALRKTVMPALEVAQMRPACEQIYNLFHAADPCASRLEPLLAPKFQAIAPLAVPRYQKFPLGDGSSLLLADTLQTHSGLFLEELEMLVPSTPTSASGAFWKGSELGTDPPAQPAAPSTTSEVVKILERWWGTKRIDYSLYCPEALTAFPTVTLPHLFHASYWESADVVAFILRQVIEKEQPQLTECEEPSIYSPAFPREKWQRKRTQVKIRNVTSNHRASDTVVCEGRPQVLNGRFMYGPLDVVTLTGEKVDVYIMTQPLSGKWIHFGTEVTNSSGRLTFPVPLERALGIGVYPVRMVVRGDHTYAECCLTVVARGTAAVVFSIDGSFTASVSIMGSDPKVRAGAVDVVRHWQDSGYLIVYVTGRPDMQKHRVVAWLSQHNFPHGVVSFCDGLTHDPLRQKAMFLQSLVQEVELNIVAGYGSPKDVAVYAALGLPPSQTYIVGRAVRKLQAQCQFLSDGYVAHLGQLEAGSHPHAPAGPSRAALAKSSYGGAAPVDFLRKQSQLLRSRGPSQVEREGPGTPPTALARGKARSISLKLDSEE comes from the exons ATGCTCATCAAGGAGTACCACATCCTGCTGCCCATGAGCCTGGATGAGTACCAGGTGGCCCAGCTCTACATGATCCAG AAAAAGAGCCGGGAGGAGTCCAGTGGTGAGGGCAGCGGCGTGGAGATCCTGGCCAACCGGCCCTACACAGATGGGCCTGGCGGCAGCGGGCAATACACACACAAGGTGTACCACGTGGGCTCCCACATCCCAGGCTGGTTCCGGGCACTGCTGCCCAAGGCTGCCCTGCAGGTGGAAGAGGAATCCTGGAATGCTTATCCTTACACCCGGACACG gTACACCTGCCCCTTTGTGGAGAAATTCTCCATCGAAATAGAGACTTATTACCTGCCTGATGGCGGGCAGCAGCCAAATGTCTTCAACCTGAGTGGAGCTGAGAGGAGACAGCGCAtcctgg ACACCATCGACATCGTGCGGGATGCAGTGGCCCCAGGAGAATACAAAGCAGAAGAGGACCCCCGGCTGTACCGCTCGGCCAAGACTGGCCGCGGACCACTGGCTGATGACTGGGCACGCACAGCGGCCCAGACAGGGCCCCTCATGTGTGCCTATAAGCTGTGCAAGGTCGAGTTCCGCTACTGGGGCATGCAGGCCAAGATCGAGCAGTTCATCCATGATGTCG GTCTGCGTCGGGTGATGCTACGGGCCCACCGCCAGGCCTGGTGCTGGCAGGATGAATGGACAGAGCTGAGCATGGCTGACATCCGGGCACTGGAGGAAGAGACTGCCCGCATGTTGGCACAGCGCATGGCTAAGTGCAACACAGGCACTGAGGGGCCGGaggcccaggcccctgggaaGCCTAGCAGCGTTGAGGCCCGGGCTGCAGCCAGCCATGCTGGCACCCCCGATGGGCCTGAGGCACCCTCCGGCCCCGATGCCTCGCCTGATGCCAGTTTTGGCAAGCAGTGGTCCTCTTCCTCACGTTCCTCCTACTCATCCCAGCATGGAG GGGGCGTGTCTCCCCAGAGCTTGTCCGAGTGGCGCATGCAGAACATTGCCCGAGACTCTGAGAACAGCTCTGAGGAGGAATTCTTTGATGCCCATG GCTTCTCAGACAGTGATGAGGTCTTCCCCAAGGAGATGACCAAGTGGAACTCCAATGACTTCATTGACGCCTTTGCCTCCCCTGTGGAGGCTGAGGGGACACCAG ACCCTGGAACCGAGGCCACCAAAGACATTGGGGATGGGGCCCGAGCACCCAGGGACTCAGAG GGCCCAGacggagctggggagctgggggcagaggcaTGTGCAGTCCACGCCCTCTTCCTCATCCTGCACAGCGGCAATATCCTGGACTCAGGCCCTGGAGATGCCAACTCCAAGCAGGCGGACGTGCAGACCCTGAGCCTGGCCTTTGAGGCTGTCACACGAATCCACTTTCCTGAGGCCTTGGGCCACGTGGCGCTGCGTCTGGTGCCCTGCCCACCCATCTGTGCTGCTGCCTATGCCCTTGTCTCCAA CCTGAGCCCCTACAGCCATGACGGTGACAGCCTGTCCCGCTCCCAGGACCACATTCCTCTGGCTGCCCTGCCACTGCTGGCCACCTCATCCTCCCGGTACCAGGGCGCTGTGGCCACTGTCATCGCCCGCACCAACCAGGCCTATGCTGCCTTCCTGCGCTCGCCTGAGGGTGCTGGCTTCTGTGGGCAG GTGGTGCTGATTGGAGATGGCGTCGGCGGGATCCTGGGCTTCGATGCGCTCTGCCATAGTGCCAGTGTGGGCACAGGGAGCCGGGGCAGCAGCCGCCGAGGGAGCATG AACAATGAGCTGCTCTCACCGGAGGTTGGCCTAGTGCGGGACCCCCTGGCAGATGGGGTGGAGGGGCTGGGCCGGGCGAGCCCAGAACCCTCAGTCCTGCCTGCCCAACGCACCCCCAGCGACCTGACCAGTACTGAGCCTGAGGGTGCTCAGAACAG CCTGCAGGCAGcccccccaaccacctcctctggggagcccaggcGGGCAAGCACAGCCTCCTGCCCACCTGCCGCCACTTCTGAGGCTCCTGATGGCCCCACCAGTGCTGCCCGCCTTGACTTCAAGGTCTCCGGCTTCTTCCTCTTTGGCTCCCCGCTGGGCCTGGTGCTGGCTCTGCGCAAAACCGTGATGCCCGCCTTGGAGG TTGCCCAGATGCGCCCAGCCTGTGAGCAGATCTACAACCTCTTCCACGCGGCCGACCCCTGCGCCTCCCGCCTTGAGCCCTTGCTGGCTCCCAAATTTCAAGCTATCGCCCCACTGGCGGTGCCCCGCTACCAGAAGTTCCCCCTGGGAGATGGCTCATCCCTGCTGCTGG ctgACACTCTGCAGACACACTCAGGCCTCTTTCTGGAAGAGCTGGAGATGTTGGTGCCCTCAACACCCACCTCTGCCAGCGGTGCCTTCTGGAAAGGCAGTGAGTTAGGCACCGACCCACCAGCCCAGCCAGCTGCTCCTAGCACCACCAGTGAAGTGGTTAAGA TCCTGGAGCGCTGGTGGGGGACCAAGCGGATTGACTACTCGCTCTACTGCCCCGAGGCGCTCACCGCCTTCCCCACCGTCACGCTGCCTCACCTCTTCCACGCCAGCTACTGGGAGTCGGCTGATGTGGTGGCCTTCATCCTGCGCCAG GTGATCGAGAAGGAGCAGCCACAGCTGACGGAATGCGAGGAGCCGTCCATCTACAGCCCGGCCTTCCCCAGAGAGAAGTGGCAGCGCAAACGCACGCAAGTCAAGATCCGG AACGTCACTTCCAACCACCGGGCAAGCGACACGGTGGTGTGCGAGGGCCGCCCCCAGGTGCTGAACGGGCGCTTCATGTACGGGCCCTTGGACGTGGTCACGCTCACTGGAGAGAAG GTAGACGTCTACATCATGACGCAGCCACTCTCAGGCAAGTGGATCCACTTCGGAACTGAGGTCACCAACAGCTCTGGCCGCCTCACCTTCCCAGTGCCCCTCGAGCGCGCGCTGGGCATCGGCGTCTACCCGGTGCGCATGGTGGTCAG GGGCGACCACACATACGCCGAGTGCTGCCTGACCGTGGTGGCCCGTGGGACCGCAGCTGTGGTCTTCAGCATCGACGGCTCCTTCACCGCCAGCGTCTCCATCATGGGCAGCGACCCCAAGGTGCGCGCCGGCGCCGTGGATGTGGTCAG GCACTGGCAGGACTCGGGCTACCTGATTGTGTACGTAACGGGCAGGCCCGATATGCAGAAGCACCGCGTGGTGGCCTGGTTGTCACAGCACAACTTTCCTCACGGCGTCGTCTCCTTCTGCGATGGCCTCACCCACGACCCACTGCGCCAGAAGGCGATGTTTCtgcagagcctggtgcaggag GTAGAACTGAACATCGTGGCCGGCTATGGGTCACCCAAAGACGTGGCTGTATATGCGGCGCTGGGCCTGCCCCCGAGCCAGACCTACATCGTGGGCCGCGCAGTGCGGAAGCTGCAAGCTCAGTGCCAG TTCCTGTCAGATGGCTACGTGGCCCACCTGGGCCAATTGGAGGCAGGCTCCCACCCTCATGCCCCCGCTGGAccctccagggctgccctggccaAGAGCAGCTATGGCGGGGCTGCCCCTGTGGACTTCCTCCGAAAGCAGAGCCAACTACTCCGCTCCAGGGGGCCCAGTCAGGTGGAGCGGGAGGGCCCAGGGACACCACCCACTGCCCTGGCCCGGGGCAAGGCCCGGAGCATCAGCCTCAAGTTGGACAGCGAGGAGTGA
- the CDK2AP2 gene encoding cyclin-dependent kinase 2-associated protein 2: MSYKPIAPAPSSTPGSSTPGPGTPVPTAGSVPSPSGSVPGAAAPFRPLFNDFGPPSMGYVQAMKPPGAQGSQSTYTDLLSVIEEMGKEIRPTYAGSKSAMERLKRGIIHARALVRECLAETERNART; the protein is encoded by the exons ATGTCCTACAAACCCatcgcccccgcccccagcagcaCCCCCGGCTCCAGCACCCCTGGGCCCGGCACCCCGGTCCCCACAG CCGGAAGTGTCCCATCGCCGTCGGGCTCAGTGCCGGGAGCCGCTGCCCCTTTCAGGCCCCTGTTTAACGACTTTGGACCGCCCTCCATGGGCTATGTACAG GCAATGAAGCCACCTGGCGCCCAGGGCTCCCAGAGCACCTACACGGACCTGCTGTCGGTCATAGAGGAGATGGGTAAAGAGATCCGGCCCACCTATGCTGGCAGCAAGAGCGCCATGGAGCGCCTGAAGAGAG GCATCATCCATGCCCGGGCCCTAGTCAGAGAGTGCCTGGCAGAGACAGAGCGGAACGCCCGCACGTAA
- the CABP2 gene encoding calcium-binding protein 2, protein MVQEPMGNCAKRPRHRRPKDHWQWPSSPPGGSHHGPREPPGPALPPGGSRPEEQGGPGPGIQGYSVLSSLVGPACIFLRPSIAATQLDRELRPEEIEELQVAFQEFDRDRDGYIGYRELGACMRTLGYMPTEMELIEISQQISGGKVDFEDFVELMGPKLLAETADMIGVRELRDAFREFDTNGDGCISLAELRAALKVLLGERLSQREVDEILHDIDLNGDGLVDFEGTTYPLCFGPHTLTGF, encoded by the exons ATGGTTCAGGAGCCCATGGGAAACTGTGCCAAGCGGCCTCGGCACCGGAGGCCTAAG GACCACTGGCAGTGGCCCAGCTCCCCACCAGGAGGCTCCCACCATggccccagggagcccccaggcccagctctCCCACCAGGTGGCTCCCGGCCTGAGGAGCAGGGGGGCCCAGGGCCAGGCATCCAGGgttactcagtgctcagcagCCTAGTGGGGCCGGCCTGCATCTTCCTGCGGCCCAGCATCGCCGCCACCCAGCTC GACCGGGAGCTGCGGCCAGAGGAGATTGAAG AGCTGCAGGTCGCCTTCCAGGAGTTTGACCGGGACCGGGACGGCTACATCGGCTACCGGGAGCTGGGCGCCTGCATGCGGACGCTGGGCTACATGCCCACCGAGATGGAGCTCATCGAGATTTCACAGCAGATCA GTGGCGGAAAGGTGGACTTTGAAGACTTCGTGGAGCTCATGGGCCCCAAGCTGTTGGCAGAGACAGCAGACATGATTGGCGTCAGGGAGCTCCGGGACGCCTTTCGGGAG TTTGACACCAATGGTGATGGCTGCATCAGCTTGGCGGAGCTGCGGGCAGCCCTCAAGGTCCTGCTGGGGGAGCGCCTCAGCCAGCGGGAGGTGGACGAGATCCTCCATGACATTGACCTCAACGGGGATGGCCTGGTGGACTTTGAAGGTACCACTTACCCTCTGTGCTTCGGCCCACACACCCTGACTGGTTTTTGA